CCTTTAATTGTGCTCTGAGTACACTGAAGGGATGTCTAGACTGCAAAAAACCTCTGTAGCAATAAGTCTTAGAGCTCAGGTCAATTGATTTGGGCCTGCGCTTCAGGGCTAAAAATGGTAGTGCagatgttcccacttgggctggagcccagactctttAACCCAGAAAGGAAGATGggtcttagagcctgggctccagcccaagcggcAATGTCTACACTTATTTTTAGCCCCAATACACAAGTTCCAAAAGCTCaaatcagttgacccaggctctgagatttaCTGCCataggtttgggggttttttgtgtgcagtgtagacatacccttataggCTCAGGCCCTGCACAAGAAACATAGGCACAAACGTCAgaataacccagtggttaggataaTTGTGGGGCATGTGAAGAGGGTTCATAGCCGAGACTctcaagcagagataggtgcctcccacAGGCCCATGAATCCGGCTCCTaaagctgaaatcaatgggatttgacCCTAAGCCCTAACCTCTGCATTTCACTCCCAGCTGGATtatgtgccctccccccccagcttgtTGGCTTCTGAGGCTCctttcttaggcacctaattctccaCATGCATTAAATGGGGAATCACtgcacctaactcagggctgtgaattccagTAGGCAGCTAGGTGCCTAAGGGTTAGGTGTTGCAGTGACTAGATACCTTTGTACCCCATCTTGAGTGGCAATTCATCTTAGTCTCTTCCTCCCTTCTCACCAAGCCCAGGGGCAGcttggagtctctggctcccagGGCTGTACATATGAGAGGAGGAGTCTCATTCAGCTTGTGGGTTGAGCACTTCTGGTCCTTTAGGGGAAGAAGggtgggtgcagggccggctccaggcaccagcgcagcaagcaggtgcttggggcagccaacggaaaggggcggcacgtccgggtcttcggcagcaattcagcggcaggtccctcggtccctctcagagggaagaacTCGCtaccaaattgctgctgaagaacaaagctgccactgatcgTGGtgcgtttttttgttttgtttttttttccccgccacttggggcagcaaaaatgctggagccggccctgggtgggtgGGAACTCTGCCTAGTCCAAGTGGTCAGTCCCTCAACGTATAGCCTAGGACTGACTGGTTACTCTTCCCCAAgaggcaggggagtggggaaggcagccaatcagagtctATGGCTATATCCCTGGTAGGAGGCACTGAAGACCTGCAAGTTATGGAGCAAACCATGTAGCATTGGCAGCCCTGGATATAAGTGTATAGAAATGAATACTTAGCCAGAAACACAAAGACAGGCTATCTGAATTGACCTTTAGCCAATTAGTACCTGTTAACTCTACATGGACCCAATATAGTTCTTACACATGTGACTAATCcctatgatttcaatgggacaacCCAAGGGCAAAATTCACCCCTATAAATAAACCATCCATTCAAATAGGGCCTATAAAGGATTTACATGGTGCATAGGCCCTGTGCTAACTACCACAGGAGAGAATTTCATCTCAAATGACTCAACTACCCATATGAGAgatggtttgctgaatcaggttCCTTGTGTGCTAACTAATATCAATGACAGGAACCTGGTGATTTTTGCCAACTAGTGCTTGTTATTTAAAGAACAGAGGacttatttttctttgctttcacaTTTCCTCTAAAAAACCTGTTAAAAACTACATTAGTATAACATTAAGACTGcacagttaagcactcaaaagtcaggaaatgcagaagTTAAAGATCAATACATAACTTTTACTCTGcctctttgtgcatatgcattatgatataatgTCTGTTTATACAATCTAAAGTtttcttatatatacacacacatgtatCTAAAATTgtagaaaatatttattgtttagcattatattgtattatttgtgATGTAATGAATGATCACCTAGTGAaaacctttaaatcaagattgaatgtcaAAAATACATGctttagttcaaccacaagttatagGTGTCCATGCAGGaattactaggtgaaattctatagtgtgttgtgcaggaggtcagactatatgatcataatgatccctgctggccttaaaaaaaaaaaaaaaaaaaaaaaatctatgaaggAAGTCAAACAACTCTGCCCTTTTATGTCCAAAATTTCTCCAAACAGGTATTATATCTGACATAAAATATCTCTAACCAGTCTCCTCAACAAACGCATTCACAAAAATATACAATAAGAAAATACATTCCTCTTTTTTGGAGCTAAAAAGCTTCTCAACTGAACAATAATTGATTCTTAAATCCAATGGAGTGATTTCCTTAGAGTGGATGAAGCAAGCAAATCATTTCAAGTAATGCTATTTTAATACTACTATTTCAGGCTAGTTATATACATAAAATACTGTACTGAATTTAGTAACAGATGCATACCCACTGGAACCAGCTTAAATGAACAGTCAAGAATAAGTCTGGTACAGCATGTTAGCTGTCAAGTATTTTTTTATATAGAGTAAGAGTGGCAGTTTGCACAATTATAGTACTGCTGCCGATTCCATGTAGGTTCTAATTTTCCCTTGCGCTATCaccaattttaaatgcaaaacacaataCAAGAGACTTTACTGACAATCTGACAAAGGCTACTAAAGCTAAGGACATTGTATTTTTCATCCCTAGGCAAAAGAATTGACTCAGTAAATTGCATttcctggcatttcctagcttgtGTCCAAATAAAAGTGATgtaaacatggatttttttttttttaatattcaattCTTTCATTAGGATAACTCATCTGAGTTGTTGCACTGTACTGTATACACAACTGGATACCGATATAAATGAGGAAAGATGGAGAAATACCACTAAAAATACTTAGATGTTTTCAGTATAAACCTATTGTGAATGTCACAGGCtgtaagcaattaaaaaaaaaattatgagctTTAGAGAAAGGGTTTTTCTCTATCCTATGGCCAAAAAGAGCTTAATGAGTCTGACTACAATAAGAGAGAAAAAGTATGGTATCAGCGTGTTTTAATGAATATGTATATACAGCACAGTATGTAAATCAAAGCAAAATGTCAGTTTCATACTCTTTGCTTCATTTTACTTACCATCCCTTCCTAATTCATTTATAAGTTCAACATAAGACCAGAAAAGACATGAGAGAAGATTGAATATTAAAGAATATTTCTTGCAGCATTAATTGTTTGTCATTTTAATGGTGTTAGATTTTAGTAAGTGAGGAGGTATAAACTAGTTAGCTTTACAACGTTCAAACattgttagttttaaaaaaaccacccatTTATGTTCTTTGATCAATTTGCAGAACTCCATCATTCCTTTATACTGATAATGTAACTGCCTTGTCTCCAGTGTCTGGTTCAGGGTACAAATACAATGTGCCCTGAAATGAATCTGCTTCTTGAGGTGGCTGTGCGCTATTTCTATTATTCAGTCTTTCTGAAGGTTCTGCAGAATTCTCTCCCCATCTCGGACTTGCCTGCTGTTGAGACACTTCCCATATAGAAGGGCATGGGGAAGTAAAATTCAGAGTGGATCTTGAGAGATAGTTCTCTTGAAGACCTTCTTCTTGGAGGCACCTGTTTGAAAGCACTTCTTTTTCTTTGGAGTTTCGCCATTTCATCCTTCGGTTCTGAAACCAAATTTTCACCTGTTCCCAAGTTAATTGGAGGTTATTATTGTTTCCTTAAAATAATTTTACCTTAATCCCTTTTTTCTTGAAATCCCTTCAATTTTATACACTCCTCTCTGGGCCTGACTGAAGTCAAGTTCAACATAGCTCCAGTGAAATCAGCAAAGCTATGCCGactaacaccagctgaggattcaaCCATTATTATTAACAACAGTCAGACCAAACACTCCCCTCTACTTTCACCAGCACAGATGAGGTGAGGATTTGGCtcagcagactggaaagagggcaGGTGGTGGCCAAGGAGACAACAACTTTCCACAGCATAGCTACAGGAGCTGTGGCTCTTACACCCACAAAAGCAGCTGAGCACGGCCCAGCTGCAGGCTATTGACAGTGGGCTGCAGACCAGAAGGCAGAGTGGTGGCACTGCAGGCTCCAGGGATCTCCTAGGATCCATGTGGGTTTGGGGACAAAATCCTCTTCCCAGTCCTTAGATGGCAAATCTCGCCCCCAAAGGGTACAGCCAGTCAAACTACAAATTGACACTCTGTCTCTCCTGTGTTTTACATAGGAAAAACCTAGAGAGGAATGATGCcctattgtttttattaaattgtttttcttttagtaTTAGTAGTAACCTCCCTCTCAGTCCATTTCCTATTCCCCTGGGCTCAACTGAATATCCAGAAGGCAAAAGAATGTAGGAGGGAAATACCTGCAACGTACAGTATGTGAATACGCACTGTGAGGATTTTAGAAAGCTCATTGCAGAGTGTGACTGTACACTGTCAGCATGAAAAGAAACAGTTTGTCCTATGGTGATTACTACTCTGCTTCAGCTAATAGACTGGAAAGGGTCTCAGTCTGTGCATTCTTTATTGTTTCTGACTGAAGTGTTCATGTTAAAAATTACGGTAATGTACAGTGCTCCACCACCATTCCTAGCCTTTATATCCCCCCAGTTATCTTCTCCCTCAAGCACCTCCGGGCTTTCTCTTATGCCCCTTATGCATGGAAAAAGCTCATTCTAAAAGTGTACAGCCACTATCTCTGCCTCTTTTGAATTCATCCTTAAGACTCATCTTTCCCAAGATGCCTTCAAAACCCTGCTTGCTGACTATGGCAAAGCAGGTGATCTGTTAGGACTGTTCTTCCTATTCCCTTTATCTCACTCACTCCCCCATTCCTgccacttcccctctccctgacCATTACCTCCATGTAATTAACGAAATTGTGCCAATCACACAAGCTTATTTTCTTGTGTGTTCTATTCCTGTCCCCACCTTTTGTTTGCCCTGCAAGCCCTCCAGGGCAGGTACTATCACTTTAGCACAGAGACCAATGCACTGGGGTCCCAAAGCTCTCGGGCACCTCTGGGTACCATCCTACTATATGCGTATGGTAAAAGTAACACTGTAATGATATTaaacactgggccaaatcctgaagttctaTTCTGGGACAGATCATACTCCCATATGGGAAAAACCCCTGGAAGGTGGCCAAGTAGGAGAGCTGGAAACCTCCAGTAAGGTCACCTCATGGAATTTTCATTCTAATGCTTCCCACAACCCCATAGGTCTCCCTCTGCCTGGATCCAGGATCAGCTGAAAGGTTGCTGCCTCCATTGCCCCATCTCCCTAGATGGCATGagtccagcagcagttgcattgCCATTAGCATAGTTCCCTGGTGGCTGCTCAGTAACAGGTGCAAAAACAGAGAAAACTAAAACAGCTCTGAGCCTGGATTTCTGTGCAGACACCTAGAAGCAGAGCAGAAGACAGTGCCTTGCTCCCAGATCCCTGCGGAGCTTTGTGCATGTAGAGCCAAAAGTGGCCATCAGTTAGGGCAATGGGGTTAGAGAGTGCTAGTGTTCAGAGGGGACTTTCCTCCACCTTTGTATGGAAATGGAGATATTAACTTTTGAATGCAGATCACTACAGGATGGGGACTCTCTTTTATTCATTCTTTACTCAGgtaaaactaccattgacttcactgagacttTTGCCTAAGTAAAGACTATTGGACTGGTCCTGGGCTGTTTATATCCCCATCCCTCTCCAGCAAAGctattttgaagatttttgtttCAAAGACAGAAAgcttgaattattattatttattacttgtcttacagtagcacctaggagccctaaaTCATGGGctgagaccccattgtgctaagtgctgtacaatgTCTCCCCATCCCTCCATACCTGTGACTCTTTCAGACCCAGGTTAATGGCGAGTTTCTTTCTGTCTGTTTTGCTGATATACTTCTGTTTCTGAAACATCTTCTCCAAAGCTCTTCTCTGGTCTTCAGAAAAGACGGCTCTTCTTAAAATACCTCTCCGGGCTTTGGAGTTGGAGTCCTGGGTCAACAGAGGCAGAACACTTTCCTCTCCTAGAGGAAATGGAAGATAGCATTACACTATGTATAACATATATCAGAGGAATATTAAGCATTATACTTTACACCATTATCAGACTGGAATCTCACTTTTGAGTTGTTGGTGTTACAAATGTGTCACGATGATTCAGCCATGTTCAATAAGGGTCAAATTCTACACTGGATACAGCTCTGATCAACTTCAGTAATGCTGGGATCTAGATGTGTTATAGATGGCCAAGATTCTGCTCTTTGGAGTGATAAAAAGCATAACCAGATGAATCTATGTAGGGGGTTGAATATAGAGCTCTTTTTAGTGTGAAATCCAGATATGGTCAGGGAGAAACATCTACACTTTTACTTATACAATATGATCAGGGTGAGCAAACTGCAGTGAGTTTTTCATGGGTGCTCATTCTGCCCCAGTATAAAATGCAGAATGGGATAAGAATAGTTTAAGGATGGAGCTAAGTAAGCTATgctatatataaaatgtaatgaCAAGGCTTTCATAGTAGACTTTTCCATAGAAAATAATTGGCCATTCACATCTTGATTATGATGGAAACCACAGATGGTTTATTAAAAGCTTTCTGGAGTACTTGAATTTATTCCATTCAGTCTAATTTTTAATCCTTTAACACTTTTCAGCAAGCCCTAGTATGGCAGTTTATTCTGGGCCCAGTCATACCCCTTTGATCTGTGCTCTGAGGGGACTTTCTGCTTAtccaaaatcatggagcaggggCATTCACATCATCCCCCTACCAGCCCCAGAAAGATGATAAAACCTAGACCTGTATCACTTTTTCATGTGCCCTTTCCCCCACTTTCAAAGAAGGATCCATTTTCCACAGGAGTCCACAAAGCAGCTGCTGGCTAGGAGTGCTCTGGCAGTGCACCTCCAAAAGCACCAAATTCCAGagagcagggcttgggggaggtACCGGAGGCCCACTAAATATGTGCTGAACCCAAAATATTATAAGTGGCTTTTGGGCAAGAACAAATATACTCCATAATCACTACCTACAGGAAAGTGCTTTCTTTGAGTAAGAAGCAGTTTCCACATCCACAAAGCCTTAGACACCTGTGGACTTTCTGTGGGCCAGCAGCCATAGAGGTGGCTTTGTTTTGAAATCACATTCATTTTAGACCCTAACGGTACAATCCAAACATCTTAGTTATAACCTTCTCTCTCACAGAAGCTTCAGAATGATTGCCTTCTTAGTACAGTGTCCTGATCATTCTCCCTTTGAATTCAGTGAAAAAAATCCTACGTAGAGATGATCAAAATAATTTCaagtttttaaattttccaacaaaaaactgAATTATTTGACGAAACAATTCATGGAAATGTATCCCTTCTTCTGacaatttttttcacaatttgagtgaaaaaaatttcaacaatttttttcacaaaaaaaatgtCCCTATTGAAATGCTAGTGAAATTCAGCTGCAGCTTTCACTAACCACTAATTGGGGGTGTACTAATCTTTAACTTTGACACATTATATACAGATTATGTGCATGCTTTtgtagatagatacacacacgcacactttaGTCTGAATAGAGTCCTAACATGTCCCCATTGTATATATCACAGTTTATTAGATATTTTTATGATGAGTGTCTGAgtggtttttaaattaaatgttagtATATATGAAGTTACAACTTGGTACAGCCACATTTCAACTTTAAAACTGATATTTCAAACCACTCAGACACAAACATCAGAGTTTACTGGTTACTTTTGTTATGTTTATGTATGTAATGCAACACAATAGGACTCTGTTCAGACTCAAATATGCTGACTATGGCACACAAGCCCCAGAAAGCCATATTTGAGACTTCTGAAGAAGGCCAAGCtattcatggaaaatttcaacccagtGCATAGAACCCTCTAAAACCCCATTCTGCTGCTGAGAGCTTCTTGGGGACAAGAACCTCATGTAAATCCACACGTTGCCTCCCATCTATTACACCTTCCAGATCAAGGATAGTCTCCATCCCCCAGAGGTAAGCATAGGCAGCGGGGAGATACAGTCTTAAAGCTGTAGTCACCTCATACGTGGCTGCAGTAGGAGGGAAAAGAGTTAAGTTGGGTTGCAGTTTAAAAAATAGCTGGGGTGGTAGTTCCTAACCAGACTGTACAGCCTCCAGTGAAACAGGTGGAAGAGATATCTCCTCTCAGCCCCACAATTGCCAtaggggagaaagaaaataatttcttagCCAACAAGGCTGGTCCTCACCTCACCTCCCCTGCTGAGCTCCAAAATGGAATTGTCAGCCAAAGACAGGGTGTCAGATTATGTGACCCCTTTACAGTTTTCTTTCCTTGATAATTGACTGGCAGTCACTCAGCTAAGAAACAGCCACTAGAACACTGTGAGTTCATGCACCTACCTGCCATACACAGGAAGCAGGTAGGTGACTGTTTTAATACCAATATTAGAATTATATAGTAGGGAAGAACCCACCCAGTTTGCGGAGAAACCTCTCTGACTTTGTATACCACAGTAATGGATGTACTATAAATGCCAAGCTAAACAAAAACTAACAGTGAGCAAAACCACAGACAAGCACTAGTGAAAAGTGGAGCCAGCCACTTGGTCAAGttttaaaactaacatttttgGGGAGGTGAGCATTCAGATAAGAAGATGGTCTAGGAATTTTGTTTTAActgctttatattaaaaaatataaaatacaccaAAACTACACATAAAAGCCAACCTATGATCTTGTTGATGGAGTGAATACACTAATCGTTCAAGTGAAATCCACCGAGTGTACATTGTCTATTTTTCTGCTACTTGGAGGCATGAGCTTACACACACAGCACAACAGTTATGTCAAAATGAGTTAAGCGAAACAAGTCTGCAGTCTGTCCTGCTGAACAGACACTGAAAGGTTTAATACTGTGTTGACATAAATGCTAATATGGTACCAAATGTTTGgcatggggttttttgtttgtttgttttttaaagactttcCTTCGTATCCTAATATATGGTGATAAATGTCTTCTTAATCTGTGGAACAATCTTAATTTGCCTTCATGGCAGAGACCACCTTGAAGGAGCGAGTAAAAGCTTTAGTCATGGTTTCCATTTTTTCATTTGAATTCAATACATTCTAGTTAAATGGACAATTAATAGGTCACTTCCAAAATAGTAGTGTATCAGTCCTGGTTAATAAACAATCCCCACAGTTGATAATGGGCCCTATGTATTCAGCAAATCCCTGTATACACGCAGCTCATCCACTAAATCCCTTTTCAGGTAGACAGGGTTATATGGGAAGATGAGCTAGAATGAGTCTATAAAAGTCAGTTTCATTCACTGCTTTATTTTTCAGTCAAGTGCTTTAAATGCTGTCCAGAAATTCTCTTGGAATGTGAGACAGGAGAAAAGACTGGCACATAGAGCATTGCTTTATGACCATACAAAAGGGCAACTGACCCTTGCCCAGGCCTTTTCAATGTGAAATGGTTCCTAAAGTTCATCTGCACAGTGAAAAATTGTGGTGAGGTCGCGTGTGGATGAGTAAAGTGAAAGTGGTGATTGGTCATGGTGCTGTCAACCATTGTGATGGAGCCAGGGCCATGTAAAACGCTCTGTGGGAAAGTGTCAACTCCCTAAAGAGGTGCTCAGAAACTTGCAGCTCATTAAACTGCCAGCATTTGCTGCCTCACTTGTCAGGAATCATTCGACTTAGCAACTGCCCTTCGGAAACATTCATAAAACACATACACATAGTCCGCAGTGGTTTGAATTCAACTGTGATAAAAATATATGCTGCAGAATGCATAAATTGCAGTTTCCATTTGGCCTGACACACAGTTCTGTGCTTTTTACTCAATTCTGAGGAACTAAAATGTATCCTCTGCTTGTCTTCCTTAGTCATGAACATCAAAACTCTTTAATAAAGAATCTTATATGATGCACAAACCTCAAAAATCAAGGTTAAATTTAGACTTGGATTAAATGGTAATATAAAACAGAGCTTTCATCCCAAATGTATAATACTGGGACCTAATCATCTTCCAGTTTTAACAttataatcttaaaaaaaaaaaaattaaatggatacAGGTGTTTGTCTGCTATGAACAGAATGGTTGGGttttgaggattttttaaatcaagttaatGTTTCCTGAATCATAATTTATGCCAAGCAGACATTAATATGCAGTGTCCATTTTATGATCTTTCAATTCTTTTCCTGTTTGCAAATGCGTAttgatacagattttaaaaagagttaTTGACTCTTAAAGGATTGTTTCTAGCAAACTGAAAACAAGGAGCGTTCCTTAGTTAGCTGTCTGGATGTCTCAATGCCATTAGAAATCTCTCACAATTGCTCAGTG
The DNA window shown above is from Trachemys scripta elegans isolate TJP31775 chromosome 1, CAS_Tse_1.0, whole genome shotgun sequence and carries:
- the DBX2 gene encoding homeobox protein DBX2, producing the protein MLPTALGWGVAGSSALLDLPAPPGSGNLGKSFLIENLLRAAPPSPARPLPGPLTLCPAAEPASPAGGPGPARWACPRLHPSAAASSGLPARAPDRATGIFPPAATVLSKHFFLRAPPFYSACCGGSCQHPVSPTAFPREESVLPLLTQDSNSKARRGILRRAVFSEDQRRALEKMFQKQKYISKTDRKKLAINLGLKESQVKIWFQNRRMKWRNSKEKEVLSNRCLQEEGLQENYLSRSTLNFTSPCPSIWEVSQQQASPRWGENSAEPSERLNNRNSAQPPQEADSFQGTLYLYPEPDTGDKAVTLSV